DNA from Orbaceae bacterium lpD01:
GACTCCGTATTTAATATTTTTAAAATTGGCATTGGGCCATCTAGTTCGCATACCGTTGGTCCTATGTATGCAGCGAAAATGTTTATTGATGAGTTAATTAGCCGTAATTTAATTCAGCAAGTTACCAAACTTGAGGCGGATGTGTATGGCTCGTTATCACTAACCGGTAAAGGTCACCATACCGATATTGCGATTATTATGGGACTGGCGGGTAACCAACCGGATATGGTCAATATTGATGCCATTCCGGGCTTTATGGCGCAAATAGCCCAAACTGCACGTCTGCCTATTTATGATGGTGAGTATGAGGTGGATTTCCCACTTAGCACCAGCATGAATTTCCATTCAAAATTTTTACCTTTGCATGAAAACGGCATGACATTGTCGGCTTATAACGGTGATGCGTTAGTGTTGCAAAAAACCTACTACTCAGTCGGTGGCGGTAAGATTGTTAAGGAAGAAGATTTCGGTGTGCAATCGAATGAAACAGTGCAGGTACCATTTCCGTTCTCAAGCGCTGAAAAGCTGTTAGCGTACTGCTCGGAAAATGCACTGTCTATCTCGAGTATTGTGATGAAAAATGAGCTGACCATGCACTCGTATGAAGAGATTGAAGCTTATTTCACCCGCGTGGGTAACACCATGGAAGCGTGTATTCGTCGTGGTATGAATACCGAAGGTTTACTGCCTGGTCCGTTAAAAGTGCCACGCCGGGCTTTCTCGCTGAATCGTCAGCTCTCATCAATGCCAGATAAAGTGATCTCTGATCCGATGATCTTGATCGACTGGATTAACATGTTCGCTTTAGCGGTGAGTGAAGAGAATGCCGCGGGTGGGCGTGTGGTTACTGCACCAACCAATGGTGCTTGTGGCATCATTCCGGCGGTACTGGCTTACTACCACAAATTTGTGCGTCCAGCCACGCCAGATATCTATATTCGCTTCTTCTTAACTTGTGGCGCGATTGGTCTGCTTTATCAAATGAATGCTTCCATTTCCGGTGCTGAAGTGGGTTGTCAGGGCGAAGTCGGTGTGGCGTGTTCGATGGCTGCGGCCGGTCTGGCTGAGCTATTAGGCGGCAATCCCGAACAAGTGTGTATGGCGGCGGAAATTGCCATGGAACATAATCTTGGTCTGACTTGTGATCCGGTCGGTGGACAGGTACA
Protein-coding regions in this window:
- a CDS encoding L-serine ammonia-lyase, coding for MDSVFNIFKIGIGPSSSHTVGPMYAAKMFIDELISRNLIQQVTKLEADVYGSLSLTGKGHHTDIAIIMGLAGNQPDMVNIDAIPGFMAQIAQTARLPIYDGEYEVDFPLSTSMNFHSKFLPLHENGMTLSAYNGDALVLQKTYYSVGGGKIVKEEDFGVQSNETVQVPFPFSSAEKLLAYCSENALSISSIVMKNELTMHSYEEIEAYFTRVGNTMEACIRRGMNTEGLLPGPLKVPRRAFSLNRQLSSMPDKVISDPMILIDWINMFALAVSEENAAGGRVVTAPTNGACGIIPAVLAYYHKFVRPATPDIYIRFFLTCGAIGLLYQMNASISGAEVGCQGEVGVACSMAAAGLAELLGGNPEQVCMAAEIAMEHNLGLTCDPVGGQVQVPCVERNAIAAVKAINSTRMALRRTTAAKVSLDKVIETMYETGKDMNSKYRETSRGGLAIKIRCE